The Cucurbita pepo subsp. pepo cultivar mu-cu-16 chromosome LG15, ASM280686v2, whole genome shotgun sequence genome contains the following window.
CTATAGGGGCCTTAGTCGATTGAGTAGTTCGCTATtgatctttctccttattCTGTTTTGGTTGAGGTGGAAACTTTTTTCGACCTTTTGTTGAGTACGCAATTTCCTATTCCTTCGATTTGAGATAGAATCAAGTCGATCGAGGGTTGACTTTGTGTATGCTGCTTAGCCTTTAGTTTAGTTCGGGTAATTTATAGGTTGAAATGAGAAAGGAGAAAAGTTTGGAAAACCTGAAAGTCTAGTTGGtattgtatttattatgaGCTTTGAATACACCATACAATTCTGAGTGTCATCTAAAAGCCACAAAGAATGGTGGTGTTGAAGcccttctcttcctctttcagCTGCCTACTTAGGCTATACTCTCTGTTcttacttcttttttgttgttttggttcctctctctctctctctctgtacTATGATAATAATACAATACAAATCCTATACGGTACAAAAACCGAACTTGCGAGCTCGTAAACCTTCCCGAGATCGGAAGGAGATGAAGCAAGCACTCTGTTTTAGAAGGTAGCGCTCCACAATGTATTCTCACCTTCTCCACATCGACGGTGGACTTCCTTAATCCTCTCGGCCGACCTGCATATCCCGCTGCAGCTCCAGTCGAATGAAGCGACGCAGATGTTGCCTGCTTGTGCCTTCCATTCACAATCTGCATTCAACAAACTTTTCAGAGTTGAGCAtaactcaaagtggacaatatcatagtattgtggagggtcgtgttCCTAACTTACAGAAGAAAAtattcagaaaaagaaaaaaagaaatttaccCGGGGGAGTTCCACAACAAAGTCTCCGATCGTCGATGTGCTCGACGTCAAGTCCAATAAACCAAGATCCTAAGGAAACATCTTCATTGGCATACTTGTGAAGAAGATGCCTGAGAATTCCCACAAGTATAGCCACCATTCCCATCATGTTCATGTACAATTTGGCAATGCAAACGTGTGAGGTATAATAGATAGAAGCTTACTGGTTTATGAATATGTAGGTTGCTAAATCCTTTGAAATGGCATACAATTGGCCCGTTGCATGGCGGAAATACTTGTTGCCCGACTCTCCAAACTTCCAGTGTTCGGGTTCATGGTATCGAACTCCCCTGCAGTGTGTAGTTTGGTTAACACAACCTTAATTTTGTGACAGGACAGTGATAATGGTAAGACAACCTTACTTTTGTGACAGGACAGGACCAGATTTCATGCAACCAATGTAAACCCGTGGTTTTGATCGATGTCTGACTAGAGTTTCTCCTAGTGTGGCTGCGACCAAAGTCAAGGACACAAGTTTAATGCATCATAATAACAACCCATGTATGACTCGAGTTTATCAATTCCTATTCgtgttataaaaaatataacagcccaagctgtttgctagagagaggtttccacactcgtataaagaatgttttgttcctctctccaatcgatgtaggatctcacaatccaccccccttcgaggctcaccgtccatgctggcacaccacctttgggttttctctttcgggcttcccctcaaggtctttaaaacgtgtctgctagggagcggtttccacacccttataaagaatggttcattcccctcttcagtcgatataggatctcacaatccactccctttgagGTCAGCGTTCTCActgcactcgttcccctctccaatcaatatagAATGATTGTGCTTACCTATATTTACATGAACATCGTCGTCAACTTTGACATAGAAATCCGCATCCCACAACGCAACTGCTGTAGCGAAGTAAATCTTTGTCTTGGCAGACAATTCAAGGTAGCCTTCAACATGGTCCTGAGTAGATAACATGATACACTTCAAGATTTTCAGTTATGAGAAATGGAAGGTTTTTAAGAATGGTTATCGTTACCAGTCTAAGGAAATCTCCATGCTTCTTGTCCTCTGCTTCAA
Protein-coding sequences here:
- the LOC111811717 gene encoding probable beta-1,3-galactosyltransferase 2, whose translation is MSWKIKPEQSSRSVVSQRWLVLLCLGSFCLGLIFTNRMWTVPEPKGITRTAAFEAEKLKLVSEGCDPKLLDEKEVKRVSKDIFGEVFKTHNAIQTLDKTISNLEMELAAAKAAQESIQNGSPSSDDLKNTQSSGKRRYLMVVGINTAFSSRKRRDSVRATWMPQGEKRKKLEEEKGIIIRFVIGHSATSGGILDRAIEAEDKKHGDFLRLDHVEGYLELSAKTKIYFATAVALWDADFYVKVDDDVHVNIATLGETLVRHRSKPRVYIGCMKSGPVLSQKGVRYHEPEHWKFGESGNKYFRHATGQLYAISKDLATYIFINQHLLHKYANEDVSLGSWFIGLDVEHIDDRRLCCGTPPDCEWKAQAGNICVASFDWSCSGICRSAERIKEVHRRCGEGENTLWSATF